A single window of Buchnera aphidicola (Aphis nasturtii) DNA harbors:
- a CDS encoding uroporphyrinogen-III synthase, whose translation MIFISKIKLKMKILVMRPSPEGEKLVNILNNIGIMSWHFSLFNFLPSTSSMNLSKKLHELYTSDIVLIFSKKSVYYVNLYLNKNNLDWPLSPDYYTIGKGTAIFLKQHIKKKFYFQRMKKIVKLY comes from the coding sequence ATGATATTTATCTCTAAAATTAAATTAAAAATGAAAATATTAGTGATGAGACCTTCACCCGAAGGTGAAAAATTAGTAAATATACTAAATAATATCGGCATTATGTCTTGGCACTTTTCTTTATTTAATTTTTTACCTAGCACAAGTTCAATGAACTTGTCGAAAAAACTTCATGAATTATATACTTCAGATATAGTACTGATTTTTTCTAAAAAATCTGTTTATTATGTAAATTTATATTTAAATAAAAATAACTTAGATTGGCCTCTTAGTCCAGATTATTATACTATTGGTAAAGGTACAGCTATTTTTCTTAAACAGCATATTAAAAAAAAATTCTATTTCCAGAGAATGAAGAAAATAGTGAAGCTTTATTAA
- the trxA gene encoding thioredoxin TrxA — MNNIIQLTDQNFEEKVLKKEGFILVDFWAEWCNPCKMLAPILEEIAHEYIKKIEIGKLNIETNPKTAPMYSIRGIPALLLFHNSQVLATKIGAISKLQLQKFLDENIK; from the coding sequence ATGAACAATATCATTCAATTAACAGATCAAAATTTTGAAGAAAAAGTTTTAAAAAAAGAAGGTTTTATATTAGTTGATTTTTGGGCTGAATGGTGTAATCCATGTAAGATGTTAGCACCTATTTTAGAAGAAATAGCACATGAATACATTAAAAAAATAGAGATTGGAAAATTGAATATCGAAACAAATCCAAAAACAGCTCCGATGTATTCTATTCGAGGTATTCCTGCATTATTATTATTTCATAACAGCCAGGTTCTTGCTACTAAAATTGGGGCAATTTCGAAATTGCAACTCCAAAAATTTTTAGATGAGAATATTAAATAA
- the dapF gene encoding diaminopimelate epimerase — MHLNTSNKKKINFSKMHGLGNDFMVIESITQDFVLSSSQIKQLSNRHTGIGFDQLLLIEKSNSVEFDFYYRIFNSNGNEVEQCGNGARCVGLFLILKGLTNKKKINLNTNKKNIIINFISEDIIEVNMNEPIFTLNSIVNSEKFKNHNFLTKILDNNLLCSLVSIGNPHCIIQVESIKHAPVKTIGRIIEKQSIFPEGINVGFMQILNKNYIKLRVYERNEGETQSCGSGACAAVAVGIIQNILSNNVQVELLGGILSIKWKGFRNSLYMTGPAKYIYEGCIYI, encoded by the coding sequence ATGCATTTAAATACTAGCAATAAAAAAAAAATTAATTTCTCTAAAATGCATGGCTTAGGTAATGATTTTATGGTTATTGAATCCATTACACAAGATTTTGTTCTATCTTCATCACAAATAAAACAATTATCTAATCGTCATACTGGAATAGGATTTGATCAATTATTATTAATTGAAAAATCAAATAGTGTTGAATTTGATTTTTATTATCGTATTTTTAATTCTAATGGCAATGAAGTAGAACAATGCGGAAATGGAGCTAGATGTGTTGGATTATTTCTTATTTTAAAAGGTTTAACTAATAAAAAAAAAATTAATCTCAATACAAATAAAAAAAATATAATTATTAATTTTATCTCCGAAGATATAATTGAAGTTAATATGAATGAGCCTATTTTTACATTAAACTCAATAGTAAATTCTGAAAAATTTAAAAATCATAATTTTTTAACAAAAATACTTGATAATAATTTATTATGTAGTTTAGTTTCCATTGGTAACCCTCACTGTATCATTCAAGTAGAATCTATAAAACATGCACCTGTAAAAACTATTGGTAGAATAATAGAAAAACAATCTATTTTCCCTGAAGGAATAAATGTGGGTTTTATGCAGATTTTAAATAAAAATTATATTAAATTACGAGTTTATGAACGTAATGAAGGAGAAACTCAGTCTTGTGGAAGTGGGGCATGTGCTGCAGTTGCAGTGGGTATTATACAAAATATTCTTTCTAATAATGTTCAAGTAGAATTACTAGGTGGAATTTTATCAATTAAATGGAAAGGGTTTAGAAATTCTTTATATATGACAGGACCAGCAAAATACATTTATGA
- the rho gene encoding transcription termination factor Rho, with translation MNLTALKNMPVSELIILGEKMGLENLARMRKQDIIFAILKQHAKSGEDIFGDGVLEILQDGFGFLRSSDSSYLAGPDDIYVSPSQIRRFNLRTGDTISGKIRPPKEGERYFALLKVNEVNYDKPENARSKILFENLTPLHANSRLRMERGNGSTEDLTARVLDLASPIGRGQRGLIVAPPKAGKTILLQNIAQSIAYNHPDCVLMVLLIDERPEEVTEMQRLVKGEVVASTFDEPASRHVQVAEMVIEKAKRLVEHKKDVIILLDSITRLARAYNTVVPASGKVLTGGVDANALHRPKRFFGAARNVEEGGSLTIIATALVDTGSKMDEVIYEEFKGTGNMELPLSRKIAEKRVFPAIDYNRSGTRKEELLTLPDELQKMWILRKIIHPMSEIDAMEFLLNKLSMTKTNDEFFDMMKRS, from the coding sequence ATGAACCTTACCGCACTTAAAAATATGCCAGTTTCCGAATTAATTATTCTTGGTGAAAAAATGGGGTTGGAAAATTTAGCGCGTATGCGTAAACAAGATATTATTTTTGCAATCCTTAAACAACATGCAAAAAGCGGAGAAGATATATTTGGAGATGGAGTTTTAGAAATATTACAAGATGGATTTGGATTTCTTCGTTCCTCTGATAGTTCTTATTTAGCTGGTCCTGACGATATATATGTATCACCGAGTCAAATTCGTAGATTTAATTTAAGAACTGGTGATACTATTTCCGGTAAAATAAGGCCACCTAAAGAAGGCGAAAGATACTTTGCTTTATTAAAGGTTAATGAAGTTAATTATGACAAACCTGAAAATGCAAGAAGTAAAATTTTATTTGAAAATTTAACACCATTACATGCTAATTCTCGTCTGAGAATGGAAAGAGGAAATGGTTCAACAGAAGATTTAACTGCAAGAGTATTAGATTTAGCTTCACCTATAGGTAGAGGTCAAAGAGGCTTAATTGTAGCACCTCCAAAAGCAGGAAAAACAATATTATTACAAAATATTGCACAAAGCATAGCTTATAATCATCCAGATTGCGTGTTAATGGTTTTATTAATTGATGAAAGACCAGAAGAAGTTACTGAAATGCAAAGGTTGGTTAAAGGAGAAGTTGTTGCTTCTACTTTCGATGAACCTGCATCAAGGCATGTTCAAGTAGCAGAAATGGTTATTGAAAAAGCTAAGCGATTAGTAGAACATAAAAAAGATGTTATTATATTACTTGATTCTATTACTCGTTTAGCACGTGCTTATAACACTGTTGTACCAGCTTCAGGTAAAGTTTTAACAGGTGGAGTTGATGCCAATGCATTACATAGACCTAAAAGATTTTTTGGAGCTGCTCGTAACGTAGAAGAAGGTGGTAGTTTAACAATAATTGCAACTGCATTAGTTGATACAGGTTCAAAAATGGATGAAGTTATTTATGAAGAATTCAAAGGAACAGGTAACATGGAATTACCATTATCTAGAAAAATAGCAGAAAAACGTGTTTTTCCAGCTATTGATTATAATAGATCTGGAACTAGAAAAGAAGAATTATTAACTTTACCAGATGAACTTCAAAAAATGTGGATACTAAGAAAAATTATTCACCCGATGAGTGAAATAGATGCAATGGAATTTTTATTAAATAAATTATCTATGACTAAAACTAATGACGAATTTTTTGATATGATGAAACGTTCTTAA
- the ilvC gene encoding ketol-acid reductoisomerase, with amino-acid sequence MNYFNKLSFRQKIKEIKQCRFMKRQEFEKENNILKNKNIIIIGCGSQGLNQGLNMRDSGLNIAFALKSDSILKRNQSWLNATNNNFKVNSYENLIPGADLVINLTPDKQHKAVVQEVQKLMKPHACLGYSHGFNIVECSEKIRKDITVIMVAPKCPGTEVREEFKRGFGVPTLIAVHYDNDPQKIGLDIAKAWAYSIGSHRAGVLESSFVAEVKSDLMGEQTILCGMLQTASLICYEKLIKDYNEPDYAGKLIQYGWETITESLKHGGITLMMDRLSNQSKIRAFKLSQKIKKLLKPLFQKHMDNIISGEFSHEMMNDWKNNDLKLLNWRNHTKEQDFEKAPFCSKKICEQEYYDHGTIMVSIIKAGIELAFETMLQSGIKSESAYYESLHELPLIANTIARKKLYEMNMVISDTAEYGSYLFSESAYPILKNFIMDLEKSDLGSSLYNKSIDNIELYKINEEIRNHPIEIIGYKLRNYMKEMKKISVAE; translated from the coding sequence ATGAATTATTTTAATAAATTATCTTTTCGACAAAAAATTAAAGAAATTAAACAATGTCGTTTCATGAAAAGACAAGAATTTGAAAAGGAAAATAATATTTTAAAAAATAAAAATATTATTATTATAGGTTGTGGATCTCAAGGTTTAAATCAAGGTTTAAATATGAGAGATTCAGGATTAAATATAGCTTTTGCACTAAAAAGTGATAGTATTTTAAAACGAAATCAATCCTGGTTGAATGCTACAAACAATAATTTTAAAGTAAATAGTTATGAAAATTTAATTCCAGGTGCTGATTTAGTTATTAATTTAACACCTGATAAACAACATAAAGCTGTAGTTCAAGAAGTTCAAAAATTAATGAAACCTCATGCATGTTTAGGTTATTCACATGGTTTTAACATTGTAGAATGTAGCGAAAAAATTAGAAAAGATATCACAGTGATTATGGTAGCACCAAAATGCCCTGGTACTGAAGTTCGAGAAGAATTTAAAAGAGGATTTGGAGTGCCTACATTAATTGCTGTTCATTATGATAATGATCCTCAAAAAATTGGTTTAGATATTGCTAAAGCATGGGCTTATTCAATAGGCAGTCATCGTGCTGGAGTTTTAGAATCATCATTTGTAGCTGAAGTAAAATCAGATTTAATGGGAGAACAAACAATTTTATGTGGAATGTTACAAACAGCATCATTAATATGTTATGAAAAATTAATTAAAGATTACAACGAACCTGATTATGCAGGAAAATTAATACAATATGGATGGGAAACAATTACTGAATCATTAAAACATGGAGGTATCACATTAATGATGGATAGATTGTCTAATCAATCTAAAATAAGAGCATTTAAATTATCTCAAAAAATAAAAAAATTATTAAAACCGCTATTTCAAAAACACATGGATAATATTATTTCAGGTGAATTTTCTCATGAAATGATGAATGATTGGAAAAATAACGATTTAAAATTATTAAATTGGCGTAATCACACGAAAGAACAAGATTTTGAAAAAGCACCTTTTTGTTCAAAAAAAATATGTGAACAAGAATACTATGATCATGGTACAATAATGGTTTCAATAATAAAAGCAGGAATTGAATTAGCTTTTGAAACAATGTTACAATCCGGTATTAAAAGTGAATCAGCTTATTATGAATCTTTACATGAATTACCATTAATTGCTAATACAATTGCAAGAAAAAAACTATATGAAATGAATATGGTGATCTCAGATACTGCTGAATATGGTAGTTATCTTTTTTCTGAATCAGCCTATCCCATCTTAAAAAATTTTATAATGGATCTGGAAAAATCTGATTTAGGATCATCGTTGTATAATAAATCAATAGATAATATTGAATTATACAAAATAAATGAAGAAATACGAAATCATCCAATTGAAATTATTGGATATAAACTAAGAAATTATATGAAAGAAATGAAAAAAATTTCAGTAGCTGAATAA
- the hemC gene encoding hydroxymethylbilane synthase, whose translation MKRKTLRIATRKSPLALAQTKYVEKKILSLYPDLNIQLVPIVTHGDNILNKSLSKIGGKGLFIKELEFALLENRADIAIHSMKDLPVHITKELCLVSICKRGNPLDSLVSNRYKSINQLPKGAKIGTSSLRRQCQLITYRPDLIVAPLRGNIETRIAKLDQGKYDAIILATEGLNRLRLKHRITQIIPAELSLPSCGQGAIGIQSRLYDKQILFFLSRLNHINTFIEINTERAFCKTLEAGCQIPIGSYAILKKNKIWLRGLVGSPDGAMILKGERVGWYNNAEEMAYSLANELLSNGAQKILDDIYL comes from the coding sequence ATGAAAAGAAAAACATTAAGAATTGCTACTAGAAAAAGTCCTTTAGCTTTAGCACAAACTAAATATGTTGAAAAAAAAATATTATCTTTATATCCCGATCTAAATATACAATTAGTACCTATAGTAACACATGGAGATAATATTTTAAATAAATCGCTTTCTAAAATTGGAGGAAAAGGACTTTTTATAAAAGAATTAGAATTTGCTCTTCTTGAAAATAGAGCAGATATTGCAATACATTCAATGAAAGATCTTCCTGTTCATATTACTAAAGAATTGTGTTTAGTTAGTATATGCAAAAGAGGAAATCCATTAGATTCATTAGTTTCTAACCGATATAAATCTATTAATCAATTACCTAAAGGAGCAAAAATTGGAACATCAAGTTTAAGAAGACAATGTCAATTAATAACTTATCGACCAGATTTAATTGTAGCTCCTTTGAGAGGCAATATAGAAACAAGAATAGCTAAATTAGATCAAGGTAAATATGATGCAATAATTTTAGCGACTGAAGGATTAAATAGATTGCGTTTAAAACATCGAATTACTCAAATTATACCTGCAGAATTATCTCTTCCCTCATGCGGTCAAGGGGCTATTGGAATACAATCTAGATTGTATGATAAACAAATACTATTTTTTTTATCACGTTTAAATCATATTAACACTTTCATTGAAATTAATACAGAACGTGCTTTCTGTAAAACTTTAGAAGCAGGATGTCAAATTCCAATTGGAAGTTATGCGATTCTTAAAAAAAACAAAATATGGCTTAGAGGATTAGTAGGTTCGCCTGATGGAGCTATGATATTAAAAGGAGAAAGAGTTGGATGGTATAATAATGCTGAAGAAATGGCTTATTCTTTAGCTAATGAATTACTTAGTAATGGTGCTCAGAAAATTCTTGATGATATTTATCTCTAA
- the rep gene encoding DNA helicase Rep: MPLNCIQKNAVEFINGPCLILAGAGSGKTKVIINKIIYLIKYCEYQPKNIIALTFTNKAAHEIKLRLLKYLSTFEIKQITISTFHSFGLTIIKKEIDFLELNPNFSLFDEKDQIILLKKITNKKINNDRKLLKNLIFMISYWKNKFYTPSDVKLLSQSNQEEDFAYFYEKYTTYLHESNILDFDDLICIPTLLFKKNNVIKNRWQKKINYLLVDEYQDTSHSQYELIKTLTKINSNFTLVGDDDQSIYSWRGATTQNIFLLKKDFPTLKIIKMEQNYRSYGRILKAANKLISYNPNYFKKKLFSQLKYGNKINILIGKNEEIEAEKIAQKIIYECAISKIQYKDYAILYRGNYQSQILEKIFLKRNIPYKISNNSSFFSRPEIKNLLSYLRLIINHNDNYAFARILNIPCRRIGITTLNKIEEFSIEKNISFFQVSNHPEIKNVLPKSTLDKIKIFTSWINKITSISILQPHDILDIIIDEIQYESWLEKTLKEPDKINQSINNVHTLSNWIKSLIKGNNFEKPMNLLEIITKMTLRDIINNDKKPKNSNQVQLMTLHSSKGLEFSYVFIIGMSEGILPNTKSINENNIEEERRLAYVGITRAKKQLFLTYCQTRIQYGQKLYTLPSRFLFELPEEDLHWDENIFPSNYSK, translated from the coding sequence ATGCCTCTTAATTGTATTCAAAAAAATGCTGTAGAATTCATCAATGGTCCCTGTTTAATATTAGCAGGGGCTGGTTCTGGAAAAACAAAAGTAATTATTAATAAAATTATTTATTTGATAAAATATTGCGAATATCAACCTAAAAATATTATTGCTTTAACGTTTACTAACAAAGCTGCTCATGAAATAAAGCTTCGTCTTTTAAAATATTTAAGTACTTTCGAAATAAAACAAATAACTATTTCAACATTTCATTCATTTGGATTGACAATTATTAAAAAAGAAATTGATTTTTTAGAATTAAATCCTAATTTTTCTTTATTTGATGAAAAAGATCAAATTATATTATTAAAAAAAATAACTAATAAAAAAATTAACAATGATAGAAAATTACTAAAAAATTTAATTTTTATGATTTCCTATTGGAAAAACAAATTTTATACACCTTCAGATGTGAAACTTTTATCACAATCTAATCAAGAAGAAGATTTTGCATATTTTTATGAAAAATATACTACTTATTTACATGAATCAAATATATTAGATTTTGATGATTTAATTTGTATTCCAACATTATTATTTAAAAAAAATAACGTTATAAAAAATCGTTGGCAAAAAAAAATAAACTATTTATTGGTAGATGAATATCAAGATACTAGTCACAGTCAATATGAATTAATTAAAACACTAACTAAAATAAATTCTAATTTTACTTTGGTTGGAGATGATGATCAATCAATATATTCATGGAGAGGCGCTACAACTCAAAATATTTTTTTGTTAAAAAAAGATTTTCCTACTTTAAAAATTATAAAAATGGAACAAAATTATCGTTCTTATGGAAGAATATTAAAAGCTGCAAATAAACTTATTTCATATAACCCAAATTATTTTAAAAAAAAATTATTTTCTCAATTAAAATATGGAAATAAAATAAATATTTTAATTGGTAAGAATGAAGAAATTGAAGCAGAAAAAATAGCGCAAAAGATAATATATGAATGTGCTATAAGCAAAATACAATATAAAGATTATGCTATATTGTATCGGGGAAACTATCAATCTCAAATTCTTGAAAAAATTTTTCTCAAACGAAATATTCCTTACAAAATTTCTAATAATTCATCATTTTTTTCACGTCCTGAAATTAAAAATTTATTAAGTTATCTTCGATTAATCATTAATCATAATGATAATTATGCTTTTGCAAGAATATTAAATATTCCGTGTCGTCGCATAGGAATTACTACGCTGAATAAAATCGAAGAATTTTCTATTGAAAAAAATATAAGTTTTTTTCAAGTAAGTAATCACCCAGAAATAAAAAATGTTTTACCTAAATCAACATTGGATAAAATAAAAATATTTACTTCTTGGATAAATAAAATTACCTCAATCTCTATTTTACAACCTCATGATATTCTAGATATCATTATTGATGAAATTCAATATGAATCATGGTTAGAAAAAACTTTAAAAGAACCGGATAAAATAAATCAAAGTATAAACAATGTGCATACATTATCTAATTGGATAAAAAGTTTAATAAAAGGAAATAATTTTGAAAAACCTATGAACTTATTAGAAATTATTACAAAAATGACACTTCGTGATATAATTAATAATGATAAAAAACCTAAAAACTCGAATCAAGTTCAATTAATGACATTGCATTCGTCTAAAGGGTTAGAATTTTCTTATGTTTTTATTATTGGAATGAGCGAAGGTATTTTGCCTAATACAAAAAGTATTAATGAAAATAATATAGAAGAAGAAAGAAGACTGGCTTATGTAGGTATTACTCGCGCAAAAAAACAATTATTTTTAACATATTGTCAAACAAGAATACAGTATGGACAAAAATTATATACATTACCTAGCAGGTTTTTATTTGAATTACCCGAAGAAGATTTGCATTGGGATGAAAATATTTTTCCAAGTAATTATTCAAAATAA
- the cyaY gene encoding iron donor protein CyaY: MKTKIKSNQKNNFYELVNELFLKIEDNLNLYINKIDFDYEIQDYMMTITFSNKSMMLINKQEFLKQIWLATKFNAYHFYYDLDKWICNRSNKNFWEIFQKSFSIQANTNLTFYNI, from the coding sequence ATGAAAACTAAAATAAAATCTAATCAAAAAAATAATTTTTACGAATTAGTAAATGAATTATTTCTTAAGATTGAAGATAATTTAAATTTGTATATTAATAAAATTGATTTTGATTATGAAATACAAGATTATATGATGACTATCACTTTTTCAAATAAAAGTATGATGTTAATTAATAAACAAGAATTTTTAAAACAAATTTGGTTAGCTACAAAATTCAATGCATATCATTTTTATTATGATTTAGATAAATGGATTTGCAATCGTAGTAATAAAAATTTTTGGGAAATATTTCAAAAATCTTTTTCAATTCAAGCTAATACAAATTTAACATTTTATAATATTTAA
- a CDS encoding uroporphyrinogen-III synthase, with the protein MLYKQNISKAKIILLKGENGRKLVEKSLQKNNFNISVIECYKKIFKKINNLEIKKWRFYQINTLIVTSGDILNRLNEQIDVLNKNEWLFKCKIFVASNRLGDMAERIGWKDVIVCYCADNENLLKIIKKYS; encoded by the coding sequence CTGTTATATAAGCAAAATATTAGCAAAGCTAAAATAATTTTATTAAAAGGAGAAAATGGAAGAAAATTAGTAGAAAAAAGTTTACAAAAAAATAATTTTAATATATCCGTCATAGAATGTTATAAAAAAATTTTTAAAAAAATTAATAATCTAGAAATAAAAAAATGGCGTTTTTACCAAATAAATACATTAATAGTAACTAGTGGTGATATTTTAAATCGACTAAACGAACAAATTGATGTTTTAAATAAAAATGAATGGTTATTTAAATGTAAAATATTTGTTGCAAGTAATAGATTAGGTGATATGGCTGAAAGGATAGGATGGAAAGATGTTATTGTTTGTTATTGTGCTGACAATGAAAATTTATTAAAAATTATAAAAAAATATAGCTAA